Genomic DNA from Alphaproteobacteria bacterium:
GGCGGGTCATCGTTTTGGACCGCCGAACCTGCTTGGTAAGTCCCGCCGCGCGCGGGGAGGTTTGAGAGCCGAATTCATGTTTGTCGATGAGTGCGACGTTCTTTACACCCGCCTTCACGAGGTGGAATGTCACGCTCGATCCCAAGGACCCTGAGCCGATCACAACGACGTCTGCTTCAGCAATCACCGCGACTGCTCCTTACGCGGCGCCGGCGGCATGCCCCTTGCCGAGAACCCGTTCCAGTCGGCGCACGGCCCGCGACAAAGGAAAGGCCATGACGAAGTATATGGTTCCAGCGATGAGGTAAAGCTGCATCGGCATGTAATACTCACTGCTAAGGTCGCGCGCTCGCAACATCAGCTCGGGTGCCGAAATGAGCGAGGCGACGGATGTGTCCTTCAACAAGGAAATGGCGTAATTCGCCATTGGCGGCAATATAACTCGGACGGCCTGCGGAAGAACGATGTGGCGCATGGTTTGACCATGGGTCATGCCGATCGATTGCGCCGCTTCCCTTTGGCCGCGGTGGATCGCCTCGATTCCGGCTCGGTAGACCTCGGCCATATAGGCAGCATAGTTGAGACCGAGTCCCAGCACCGCGGTCTCGAAAGCGGGGATGGCAATACCAACGGAAGCGAGGCCAAAATAGATCAAAAAAAGCTGCGTAAGTGCCGGTGTTCCGCGGACGATTTCGACATAAAAGCGCGCTGGCGCCGACAAGAACCGGCGCGGCGAGTGACCAGCGAGCG
This window encodes:
- a CDS encoding amino acid ABC transporter permease, with protein sequence MSPAQLEVATHEWMPQLLVAALGTLEMTALAYVLGATVGLLIALAGHSPRRFLSAPARFYVEIVRGTPALTQLFLIYFGLASVGIAIPAFETAVLGLGLNYAAYMAEVYRAGIEAIHRGQREAAQSIGMTHGQTMRHIVLPQAVRVILPPMANYAISLLKDTSVASLISAPELMLRARDLSSEYYMPMQLYLIAGTIYFVMAFPLSRAVRRLERVLGKGHAAGAA